The following are encoded together in the Malaya genurostris strain Urasoe2022 chromosome 3, Malgen_1.1, whole genome shotgun sequence genome:
- the LOC131437506 gene encoding trypsin-6-like: MISQLIWALLLHQVAYAAPTAADLSRIVNGTDASINDYPFMVSLRGSTGRHSCGGSILNENWILTAAHCVNYYTTPLLQSVQVGRTNVSSEIDESVYWIDDVIIHPFYDSSKSNIFDVALLKLKKSLVFGDTIKRVQLPKDKYQELDESDLAVTLIGWGRNATEGVAHTTLQKVNYFVVPNEKCNNLHDNHIYPNLICAGIPEGGKGQCNGDSGGPLLHKGVQVGIVSWSKKPCTIAPYPGVLTKVSYIIDFINENAYV; this comes from the exons ATGATTTCACAACTCATCTGGGCATTGCTGTTACATCAAGTAGCCTACG CTGCACCGACTGCAGCTGATTTGTCGAGGATCGTCAATGGCACGGATGCTTCCATCAATGATTATCCTTTCATGGTATCTTTGCGGGGCAGCACTGGCCGTCATTCCTGTGGTGGAAGTATTCTCAACGAAAACTGGATTCTGACAGCTGCACATTGCGTCAACTACTACACAACTCCTCTGTTGCAGTCGGTTCAGGTTGGCAGAACGAATGTTTCATCAGAAATCGACGAGTCCGTTTATTGGATAGACGATGTAATCATTCATCCGTTTTACGATTCGTCTAAAAGTAACATCTTCGACGTGGCGTTGCTGAAACTGAAGAAATCGTTGGTTTTTGGCGATACTATCAAGCGGGTCCAGCTTCCGAAGGACAAGTATCAGGAATTGGATGAATCCGATTTAGCCGTAACCCTTATCGGATGGGGACGGAACGCAACGGAAGGAGTTGCTCATACCACCCTGCAGAAAGTGAACTACTTTGTGGTACCAAATGAAAAGTGCAACAATTTGCATGACAATCACATCTATCCGAACCTGATATGTGCTGGCATTCCAGAAGGAGGAAAAGGGCAATGCAAT GGAGATTCGGGCGGCCCATTGCTACATAAGGGAGTTCAAGTCGGCATCGTGTCATGGAGTAAAAAGCCCTGCACTATCGCACCTTATCCGGGCGTACTAACcaaagtgtcatatatcattgatTTCATCAATGAAAATGCATACGTGTGA